A genomic window from Elusimicrobia bacterium HGW-Elusimicrobia-1 includes:
- the murG gene encoding undecaprenyldiphospho-muramoylpentapeptide beta-N-acetylglucosaminyltransferase has protein sequence MKNIKVLIAAGGTGGHLYPGIALASELISRGCEVSFAVKNDDLGKDILSELKIDYDCVVAHPFPRRSPSALAVFAAVNLAGIISAVRLLRRRRPSVVAGMGAYVSFPVIAAARLSGIPTIIHEQNSVPGLANKALSYIADKIAISFPSSEVFFKKAKTVVTGNPVRGAISSAERNLRKFDLEDGKRAILIFGGSQGASAINSAAIGALRHLEEFKSRIQFLHLTGEADYFRVKEAYAASGFRAAVYPYLREMGTVYASSDIAVCRAGATTIAELAATGLPAILVPYKRATADHQTKNAQAHIAAGYAAEIISEDDLNPGILAKKLSESALNPVGRRRAAPHGSAASDLAAVVLSLAASR, from the coding sequence ATGAAAAACATAAAGGTTCTTATAGCCGCCGGCGGCACGGGCGGACATCTTTATCCGGGGATAGCTTTGGCCTCGGAGTTGATTTCACGCGGATGCGAAGTTTCGTTTGCCGTAAAAAATGACGATCTCGGCAAGGATATACTTTCCGAGCTTAAAATAGATTACGATTGCGTCGTCGCCCATCCTTTTCCGCGCCGCTCGCCGTCGGCGCTGGCGGTTTTTGCCGCAGTCAACTTAGCCGGTATAATCTCGGCGGTACGGCTGCTTAGGCGCCGCCGTCCGTCCGTGGTGGCGGGAATGGGCGCTTACGTCTCTTTTCCGGTTATCGCGGCCGCGCGTTTGTCGGGCATACCGACGATCATACACGAGCAAAACTCCGTGCCGGGCCTCGCCAATAAAGCGCTGTCGTATATCGCGGACAAAATAGCGATCAGTTTTCCGTCGTCGGAGGTTTTCTTCAAAAAAGCCAAAACGGTCGTGACCGGGAATCCCGTTCGCGGGGCCATATCCTCGGCGGAAAGAAACCTTCGCAAATTCGATCTCGAAGACGGCAAGCGCGCGATTCTTATTTTCGGCGGAAGCCAGGGCGCCTCCGCAATAAATTCCGCGGCCATCGGAGCGTTGCGGCATCTCGAAGAGTTTAAGTCGAGAATACAGTTTCTGCATCTTACCGGCGAAGCCGATTATTTCCGTGTAAAAGAGGCCTACGCCGCTTCCGGATTCCGCGCGGCGGTGTACCCGTATCTCAGGGAAATGGGAACCGTGTACGCATCCTCGGACATTGCCGTGTGCCGAGCAGGAGCCACCACCATAGCCGAACTGGCCGCCACGGGACTTCCGGCGATACTGGTTCCGTATAAACGCGCAACGGCGGATCATCAGACGAAAAACGCTCAAGCCCACATCGCCGCCGGATACGCGGCCGAAATCATCTCCGAAGACGACCTGAATCCCGGGATACTCGCCAAGAAACTGAGCGAATCCGCGCTTAATCCCGTCGGAAGGCGCCGCGCCGCTCCGCACGGATCGGCGGCGTCCGACCTCGCCGCAGTCGTACTGTCGCTGGCCGCCTCCCGCTGA